GGGGATTCTGTAGCTTGACTGGCTAGTTGCCATTACGACCGTGAGGTCCGGCTGGCCACTTGGCCAGCACGCACATGGGGGCTCAGAACAGGCGCGAAAGCAGGGCGGTGACCGCGGTTTCGACCCGCAGGATGCGTTCGCCCAGTTGCACCGGTTGCAGGCCGGCCTTGCCCAGAAGATCGATCTCGTAGGGAATCCAGCCGCCCTCCGGGCCAATGGCCAGGGTGACGGCCTGGTCCAGCCCGCGAGGGCAGGGCGGATATGGGCCAGGGTGGCCCACCAGCCCCAGGGTGCCAGCGCTGAGGGCCGGCAGGCGGTCTTCGACGAAGGGCTTGAAGCGTTTTTCGATCAGGACGTCGGGCAGCACGGTGTCACGGGCCTGTTCCAGGCCGAGCACCAGGTGTTCGCGAATCGTTTCGGGTTCCAGGAACGGGGTCTGCCAGAAGCTCTTTTCTACCCGGTAGCTGTTCACCAGCACCAGCCGCGGCACGCCCATGGTCGCTATGGTCTGGAACACCCGGCGAAGCATTTTCGGGCGCGGCAGGGCCAGCACCAGGGTCAATGGCAGCTTGGCCGGTGGCGGCTGATCGAGGGTCACTTGCAGTTCGGCTTCAGCAGGCTCCAGGCGCAGTACCTGGGCACTGCCCATCAAGCCGCCAATGCGCCCGACCCGCAGGCTGTC
The DNA window shown above is from Pseudomonas protegens CHA0 and carries:
- a CDS encoding 16S rRNA (uracil(1498)-N(3))-methyltransferase, which codes for MNLLLLEEADFIAADRVVLRDRRLTHMQDVHRVAVGDSLRVGRIGGLMGSAQVLRLEPAEAELQVTLDQPPPAKLPLTLVLALPRPKMLRRVFQTIATMGVPRLVLVNSYRVEKSFWQTPFLEPETIREHLVLGLEQARDTVLPDVLIEKRFKPFVEDRLPALSAGTLGLVGHPGPYPPCPRGLDQAVTLAIGPEGGWIPYEIDLLGKAGLQPVQLGERILRVETAVTALLSRLF